The Chitinophaga lutea genome contains the following window.
GCAGGAGCCGATCAAACAGGAGATTGCGACAATCCCGAATAAATAATCATAACACAACTAAAAAAGAAAGGCCGCAAATATTGCGGCCCTTCTTTTTTTATCGGTGAAACCCCTTCGACCGCAGGTATGCAAGCAGTTCCGCCGGCAGATCGGTCTGGATGATGTTCACACGCGGATGTTTTTTTAAAAGTTCGGAGAACCCTGTTCCCGGCGAAGCTTTTTCCGCCTTGTCGTATTTCCCCAACGCATTCAGCCATACACGGGTGCCGCCGGCGCGGAGCGCATTGGCGAGGCTGTCTGAATAGTATGAATCGTCTATGTGAATCGCGGGGAAGGTACCCATCTGTCCGATGCCTGCGATATCGCCGGTATTGTAAGCGCGCGGCATGATGGGAATTTTGGGATTCCAGTTGCGCAGTTGCGGGATTTCTTTGTAGTCGTATAAAAAGAAAAGCACCTGGCTGGTGGTGCCGCTGGCTTTCACCAGCTCAACGGTTTTGCGGGCTGCTTCCGGTGTGCCTTCTTTGAAATCGATGTCTACCAGAATGCGGTCTTTGGTGAGTTTTAACGCCTCTTCAAAGGTCGGGATGCGCTCCTGTGTGGGCTGACCATTGTGCAGTAGCGGGAATTGCTGCAGCTCCGCATAGGTATAGTCACCGGTGCCGCCGGGTTTGCCGGTGGTACGGGTAATGGTTTTATCGTGCATGAGCACCAGTATACCGTCTTTCGTTTGCCGGATGTCCAGTTCCACGATATCAACACCCAGCCGGATGGCTTCGCGGATGGCGGCCAGGGAGTTTTCGGGATAATCGGCATGTGGCGCGCGGTGTGCGGCTACCAGTATGTGGTCAGGGCGGTTTGAAAAGTCGCGCAGGATGCTGTCTGCCTGGCCGTGCGCGGACAATAAAACAATGCTGAGAAATGCGGTAATAAGGAATTTCATGTGAAATTTTTTACGGGTGTATAAATATCTGATTCTTTTCAGAATATTTTATGTGATTCGTGTAAAGGCTGCGTTAAATACGGTGCTGTGGGAATAATCGCTAACTTTGTATATGCTGAAGAAGCAAAAACAGCATAAGTACCTGGCAAAGAGATGGCGTGCCATCAGGAGTTACCTCTACGATTTTGCAAACACACCCAACCTGGAAGTGCTGCACAAGCTACGGGTGGAAGTTAAAAAGCTGAAAGCCTTTGCAGGTTTTGCATCGGCAGGAGGGCATGGAAAGGATGCGGACCGTGCCATAAAGCCGGTGAAAAAAATGTTCCGGGTAGCCGGTGAAATCCGGGAAGCGGGCCTCACCTTATCGATGCTGCAAAAATACCAGATCACCCACCCGCGCCTGAAGTCAGCCACTATCCATACACTGAACGAAAAAACCGCAACGTTTCAATCGCATATCGATACCTACCTTCAACAGATAAAGAAGTCAGACAGAAAGCTTCGCGCCAGCCTGCACTCCATCCGTAACCGCAATATAGAAGCATGGTTCAGCGAAGAACTGACGGCCACCGCAGCACTCCTGGCAGCTCCTCCGCCCGAACGATTGCATGATGCGCGTAAAAAACTGAAAACCCTGCTATACACGTATACCATGTTGCCAAAGCCCCTGGCGGCCCGCGTCCAGGTGAACAAAGATTACCTGCATCGCTTGCAGGAGCTGATTGGCAACTGGCACGACGCTGCTCTGGCGGCGGATTTACTGGCAAAGGGAAATAATGTGCGGTCCGGCGGACGCACTGCGCGCAACGGAGATAAGCAAACGCAGCAGCAACCAAAGGCAAATCAAGCGAACCGCCTGGCGGACGAAGCGTCCCGTAACATCCGGCACAATAATCATGACCATGGAGCCCATACACAAAGCAAACCGGTAAAAACCCGGCAACAGCAAAAAGTGAATCGCCTGTCTAATGAACAGAAAAGCCTCATCAAACAGACGCTGGCGGCGGCGGCAGGTTTTTCACAAAAAGCGTTGAGCGGGGAGGGGTCTCCCCGCTGAACAGGCTCTTCCAATGGCGAAGTGTTCCCGTCATCAAATTTCCGTAAGTTGCATTCCAGCCCAAAATGCCCGGAACCATGGAAAGAACCAGTTTTGAAGACGAACATTTTGAAAAGAAGGATTTTACCGAAGCGCCGCTCCGCAAAGGAGAATACGATAACTGCACCTTTACGGGCTGCAACTTTTCGGAAACGGACCTGACGGATGTGAGTTTTACCGAATGTACCTTCACCGGCTGCAACCTCAGTATGGCCAAACTCAATAAAACATCGCTGAAAGATGTAAAATTCACCGACTGCAAATTGCTCGGCCTGCACTTTGAAAACTGCAACGATTTTCTTTTCGAGGTGGCTTTTGATAACTGCCAGCTGAACCTTGCCTCATTTTACCGCCGGAAACTCAAAAAAACACGTTTTAAAAAATGCAGCCTCCACGAAACGGATTTCACGGAAGCCGATTTAACAGAAGCGAGCTTCGACGGATGTGATCTTGCCGGGGCGACTTTTGTGCAGACCAACCTGGAAAAAGCGGATTTCCGTGCGGCCAGCCATTATTTGATCGACCCGGCGCAGAACCGCATCAAAAAGGCGAAATTTTCCATGCCGGCCGTGATTGGCCTGCTGGCAGCGTATGATATTGTGATTGAGTGAGGTGAACATCGCCCCGTATAAAAGGAAATTGTTAACCATGCCGGCACCTTCATAAGCCGCGGAAATACCGGTTACAACGCGCCGGCATCCGGTTACGTCAGCTCATAATACCCATGCCCCGTTTGCTGCACCGCTTTGTCCACCTTGTCGCGGTCCGCTACCCGATGCAGCATGATCACATATTCTTCCAGTTCCGTACGCATAAATCCCATTTGTAACCCGTGTTCCCGGAGCGGCTTATCAAAGGCGTCCAGTACGCCGTCGCTGCTCACAGTGCTGCCTGGGGGAAAGTCACTTGCCTGGGGGAATGCAACGCTCAGTTGATAGTTGTCGCGCAGCGCGAGGTTCAGCCGCCATTCCAGGTCTTCGAGCGGCGCATCCCGGTCTATTCCCAGCAACCATTCGCACTCCTGGTCGTTGAGGTGGTTCATCAGCACGTTCAACGTAGAATATTCCGGGTCGTTGGTATGATCTTTCAGCGCATCGATGTAGGGAAACAGCCAGTGCTGTTCCCGGAGCGGCAGGCAGCGCCGCACCAGTTCGCGGTAGCCTTCTTTGGCTGCTTCGGTTAAGGGCGGCAGATCCGGTTCCGGGCGCTCCGGCAGCGGAGGAGGAGAGGATACCTTCCGTTTCCTCCATGGTGAACCGGAAAATTCATTTTTGCACCAGGCATAAAACGCAAGCACACCTGCGTAGCCAAACCAGTATTTGGCATTGAGCCCGAAATAATGGCCGGCTGCATAGCCGCCAATCACCAGCGCCAGCCCGATCAGAAAATAGAGGCGGTTTCCCATGAGCGTATTCATTTTATATCCGTTTGTTCCCCTCGGGTTTGGTTTTGCCGGAAAAGGCAATGTGGGAATCAACGGCCAGGTTATGGTTAATAAATGTATTCAACAACGGTTTCCGGGTTTCAACGATTCAAATATAACAGATATTTTGCCCGGCAGATAACTATTATCCCTGCCTGTTTGCATGAAAAAAATGCAGGTTTATTCAAGAATGACGGATATTTTTTGCGTCTTTTTGCGCCTTTTTCTGAATATTCTCCTATATTGTGCAAAACCAAAATCCGTCTGAATGCTAAAAAAGGAACGCCAATCCTTTATTCTGCGCCAGGTGAACCTGCATAATAAAATCCTGTCGGTCGACCTGAGTCAGCAAATGGACGTGTCTGAAGATACCATCCGGCGCGACCTGAATGAAATGGCGGAACAGGGGAAACTGATCAAAGTACACGGCGGAGCGTTGTCCAAGTCGTTCCATCTCTCCGTTGCCTCTGATCATGTGTATGCTTTAAGCAGCAAAAAACATATCGCCCTCAAAGCATGCCGCCTCATTAAAGACGGCATGTTCGTACTTACCACGGGCGGCACTACCATTATCGAGCTGGCCAAAGCATTGCCGCCTGAACTGTCGGCGACTTTTATCACCGTCAGTTTACCCGCGGCCTATGAATATATCCATCATCCGAATATCGAAGTGATTTTCCTGGGCGATAAAATTTCCAAAAATTCGCAGATCGCCGTAGGCGGCAGCGTTGTATCGAGGATAAAGGATGTGCGGGCCGACCTGTGTTTCCTGGGCACTAACGCCATCAGCCTGGAGCAGGGCCTTACGGACAACGACTGGGAAGTGGTGGAGGTGAAAAAGGCCATCGTGGAAGCCTCGGAGCGGGTCGTTTCGTTGGCCATCAGCGAAAAGCTCAACACCTCGCAGCGCTTCCGGGTGTGCGATGCGGGTGATATCAGCACGCTCATCACGGAGCTGCCGGCGTCCGACCCGTTGCTGCAGCCTTATCATGCCGCCGGTCTCGAAATTTTATAAACATCACCATCAAAATAAACGCATGTCTCCTGTTATCTTGTTTTCACTGGTTATCGCATATTTCCTCCTGCTGCTGGGTGTGGCCTGGGTTACGTCGAGGAATGCGAACAACGAATCGTTTTTTATCGGCAACCGCGGCTCCAACTGGATGCTGGTGGCTTTCGGCATGATCGGCACGTCGCTCAGCGGCGTTACGTTTGTGAGTGTGCCCGGTACGGTCGGCAAGGAATCCTTTACCTATTTCCAGATCGTGCTCGGCAACCTGATCGGTTACGGGGTGGTGGCATTTGTGCTGTTGCCCGTTTATTACAAGATGCAGCTCACATCTATCTATAACTACCTGCAAAACAGGCTCGGCTTCCGGGCCTATAAAACGGGCGCCTCGTTTTTTATCCTGTCGCGCGTATTGGGCGCTACGGCCCGGCTGTACCTGGTGGTGAACATCCTGCATTTCACCATTCTTAAAGATTTTGGCCTGCCGTTCTGGGTGGGAGCTTTCGTCATCCTGTTGATGATATTGTTGTATACATTCGAAGGCGGGGTAAAAACCATCGTGTGGACGGACACGCTGCAAACCGGCTGTATGCTTATCGGGCTGGTGGTGTGCGTGTGGTATATCCTCAGTAACCTTGGCATGAGCCTGCCGGAAGGAGCCCGGGCGCTGGCTGATAAAGGGTACTCCAACATCTTTATCATGGACCCGTCGAGCCGGTTTTTCTTCCTCAAACAAATTGTGGCCGGCGCTTTCATCTCTATAACCATGACGGGGATGGACCAGGAAATGATGCAGAAAAACATCAGCGTGCGCACGCTGAAAGATTCCCAGAAGAACATGATGACTTTTGCCGTGATCTTTATGCTGGTGGTGTTGCTGTTCCTTTTCCTGGGCGGCCTGCTGCACCTCTTTGCCGAAGCCAAGGGCATCCCGGCCACCGGCGATGCGCTGTTCCCCACCATCGCACTGGAACATATGCCGGGCGCGGTGTCGATCATCTTCATCATTGCATTGATCTCCGCATTGTTCCCCAGCGCCGACGGCGCCATTACAGCGCTGACTGCCTCCTTCTGCATCGACATACTGGGCATACAGCGCGACGCCACCCTCAGCGATGCGAAGCGCAAACGTATCCGTCAGATCGTGCACCTCTCGTTTGCGGGCGTTTTTCTGCTGTTCGTAATGGGCTTCAAGTGGATGAATAATCCGAGTATGATCGGCCTGATCCTGAAAATTGCCGGTTATACCTATGGCCCGCTGCTCGGGCTTTTTGCCTTCGGCATTTTAACCAAAAGAACGGTGAACGACAGGTTGGTGCCCTTTGTGGTACTGATTTCACCGATTATTTGTTTCATCATAGACCATTATCAGAAAGATTTGTTCGGCGGCTTCCAGATAGGCCTGGAGCTGCTATTCATTAACGGCCTGCTCACCTTCCTGGGATTGTGTCTCATCCCGGGCAAGAAGGCGGTAGCCTGAAAAATCGATATGTTATGAGCGCACAGAAATTTGTCAGAATAACCGAACAGCCCTCTCATCACCGCCATCTCGAACAGATGAGCGTACGGGATGTGCTGGTAAACATCAACAAAGAAGATGCAGGTGTGCCCGCGGCAGTGCAGCAGGCCATTCCCGCCGTTGAAGCGTTTGTGCTGGCGGCTGCAGATAAAATGCTGGCCGGCGGCCGCCTCTTTTACATCGGGGCGGGAACCAGCGGCCGGCTGGGCATCCTGGATGCGTCCGAATGCCCGCCTACTTACGGCGTACCGCATGGCCTGGTGGTGGGCCTGATTGCCGGCGGCGACAATGCCATCCGCCGCGCGGTGGAAAATGCGGAGGACGACGGCAACCAGGGCTGGGAAGACCTGCGCCAATGGAATATCACTGAAAAGGATGTGGTGCTCGGCATTGCGGCCAGCGGCACTACGCCGTATGTGATCGGTGCGTTGAAGAAATGTCGGGAAGAGGGGATTCTCACCGGCAGCCTCTCCTGCAATCCGGGCAGTCCCGTGAGCGCGGTGGCGGAGTTTCCCATCGAGGTGGTGGTAGGGCCCGAATTCGTGACCGGCAGCACACGCATGAAAAGCGGCACTGCGCAAAAGCTGGTGCTGAATATGATTTCTACGGCGCTGATGATACAACTGGGCCGCGTGGAAGATAACAAGATGGTGAACATGCAGCTGACCAACGATAAGCTGGTAGACCGCGGCGTGAAAATGCTGATGGAAAAGGCCGGCATCGCTGATTATGAAACCGCAAAAGCACTGCTGCTGCAACACGGTTCCGTCAAAAAGGCCATGAGCGTGTTGGGCATCTGACAATACCCACGTGGCTCTCAGAATAACTCACGCGCAATTCCCGCACGCTTGCCGGAAAATGACACTAATAAGCGGGCCCTTTCGGGCCTCGCTGCAGACAGTGAAAACTGAACAACAGGAAGCCCGCTCACGGATGAGCGGGCTTCCTGTTTGTGAAGATGTTTCATAGATCCTCATCTGTTTGCCTTTTCAAAATCGAGCAGCCACTTTTTCCGGTAAATACCGCCGCCATAGCCGGTCAGGCTGCCGTCTTCGCCCAGCACGCGGTGGCAGGGAATGAGGATGGAAATCCTGTTCATGCCGTTGGCACCAGCCACGGCCCGTATCGATTCGGGCTTATTCAAGGCCTGCGCCTGTTTTTTATAAGAGCGGGTAGTGCCGTATGGGATGGTCTGAAGCATGTCCCATACCGATTGCTGAAACTCCGTGCCCGGTGCGAAAAGCGGGACGGAGAAGTGTTTCCTTTCCCCTTCGAAATATTCATGCAACTCCTGCTCCAGTTGTTCAAAATGGGGATGGGGGGCCTGGATGATGTTGGCGTTGAGTAATCGTGACAACGTTTTCAGTTCTGTTTCGAGCATTTTCCGGTCGGTGAACTCCAGCAGGCAGATACCCCGGTCTACAGCGCAGGCGAACATGGTGCCCAACGGTGTTTCGAGGCGGGTCATATTGATCACCTGTTTGTTTTTGCTGTTGGAGGGAGATACCCCGAAAATGGCTTTAAACGAATCGCTGAAACCACTCAGTGATTCATACCCCGCGTCAAACGCAGCGGAGGTGACCGGTTCCCCGTTCTGTATTTTTTTGAAAGCGGAGTTGATGCGGAACATCCGCTGGTATGCCTGGAAAGTGATACCATGGGTTTTCAGGAACCACCGCCTTATTTTGCTGGGCTCCACTCCCCGGGCAATAAGATCGCCATCTTTGAACTTCAGCGACGGGTCGGCGCTCAGTTCGTCGAGCACGGCTTTCACAAAGCCGGGCGTTTCTCCTTTTTTCTCCAGCGGCCCGCATACCTTGCAGGGCCGGTATCCCTTTTTCAGCGCCTCGCAGGTAGAGCCGAGGAATTCCACATTTTCAAGCTTCGGCTTCCGCGCAGTGCAGGTAGGCCGGCAAAAGATGCCGGTGGTTTTAACGGCTGTTATAAACGTACCCTCAAAGGAAGCGTCTTTTTCCACGATGGCCTGATACATTCTTTCCCTGGTAAGCATTGTCTGTTATTTTGTTCAAAGGTAAAAGCGCGTACCGCTCCCGGCAACCGGAAATTGAACAGGTATTTTTTTGTAAAGTGATGGACTGTATCCATTGAAGCGCCCGTTAGAACAGATGAACCGGCCAACTGTTCCTGCTAAAGTTCCGTAGAATCCGCTAATTTTGAACAGACCCTACAACAAAAACATTATGCAGATCATCAACAAACAAATGGACGGGCAGGTCCTGAAAGGAGAAGTGCTGCTGCCGGGACGCGCACAGGTGATACAGGTGGCATTTGAACCGGACGAGGAAATACAGGCGCCTGACGATGAATTTTATGCATACCTCATCAGCCGGGCAGCCGCCTTCGTCGCTTCCCTGAGTCCTGAAGCTGAAATGGCCGTAAAGGAACAGGTGTCTGCCGAAATCACGGATGCCGCCTACAGCCAGGACGATGAGGCGCCCATCGGTGATGCCTATGCACAACTGCGCGATGACCTGCAGTTGCAGCAGATTTCATTCTTCCCGGACGATATGGTATGGACGTACAGTGCAGGCACCATCTTCGCCGGCAATATCATCTCTGTGCAGATCGGGTACGATTTGGAGATCATCGAGGTAATGGTGCTGGATTGACATACCGGCTCAGATGTAATCCTTCTCCACGGTCAGCAGCGCATTGCCGTCCTTGTCGAAAAGCATCTTTCCGCAGTTCTCGCAATAATCGTCTGCCGGCGCCGGTTCCGACCGCCTGAGCTGCCATACGTTCATGCTGCCGCAGGTGCAGTTTATCGTGTATAATACTTCGCCGGTTTTCTGGCCGAAGGGCGCCACATTCCAGTATGCATCCTTCGCTTTTTTCAGTTCCTTTGCTACCTTGTCGGGTGCCAGCAGGATGTAATACGCGTCATTCTGCCGGTCGAGCTGGCAGATTACAAAACCTTCTTTCTTGAGGCCTTTCTGGAAATATTGCAGCAGCAACGGAACGGCATCGCCCCTTTCCGGCTGTTTCTTCTCCAGCTGCGCATATGCGCCTTCCGCATCAACTATGGCTTTACTGCCAAACTGTTGCAGCCTGTGCCGGAGAAAGTCGGCGATCCGGGAGTTTTCTTCCTCCCCCGACCAGTCGACCACCAGGACTATTTTTTCTTTTAATAGATGATCTAACAGGTCGGCATCGGAAGCTGTTTTGGGCAACGCGGTAATTTCCTGCGGGGACATCAGTTTTTCCAAGGGTTTATACATGAGGTTTCCTTTATGGGTAACGAATTGTCAGCAATATAATATTTTACGGCAGTTTTTGGCCGGCCGTATGGCACTAAACTTGGTGCCTTTCCATATAAGAACATCTGTTTGAAAACCTAAATCACCGCATCATGAAAAATAGCAAAACGGCCAACGTCCGTTACATTGTAAATAACGTGGCCGAGGCGATACCGTTTTACAGGGACCTGTTGGATTTTGAAGTAGTCATGCATCCCGCACCGGGATTTGCCGCCCTCACCAGGGGAGCGCTCCGGCTGTACCTCAATCAGCCCGGCGCCGGCGGAGCGGGACAAAAATTGGCGGATGGCGCTTCTCCCGGCCCGGGCGGCTGGAACCGCATGCAGATCGAAACGGATAACCTCCGCGGTATTTATGACGAACTGCAGCAAAAAGGAGCCACCTTCAGAAACGGCATCATCGAGGGGCAGGGTGGCAATCAGGCGCTGCTGCAGGATCCGTCCGGCAACCTGATCGAACTGTTTGAGCCTAAAAAGCCGGAAACCGTTGAGCCCATCCCCGAAGGTTTCCATACCGTTACGCCGTTTCTGCTCGCGGACGATGCTGCCGCACTGATGACGTTCATCGAAAAGGCATTCGGCGGCGAAGTGATGCATGTAACAAAGTCTGGCGACGGCCTGATACGCCACGCCACAGTAAGGATAGGTGACTCGCATATCATGCTGGCCGACGGTACCGAATCGTACAAGTCAGCACCGGCCATGCTGCATTTATATGTGCAGGACGTGGATGAATGGTACCACCAGGCATTAAGCGCAGGAGCCCGGTCGATAAGGGAGCCCGAAGACCAGTTTTATGGCGATCGCTCGGCCGGTGTGGAAGACGCATGGCACAACCAGTGGTGGATGGCCACGCATATCGAAGATGTAAGTGATAAAGAAATGAAAAAACGGGAGGAAGGCTTCAGGAAAGAAGCAGGCGTGAAGTGAGCATCGTGTGGGATTCCTCCCGCCCGGATGTTAATGCGCCGGCGGGTGCATTAACATCCGGGTATTATCCCCCGAACCCTGAAAATATCAACCCCGGAAGACGACGATCGCACGATTAACAAAACACTATTCAAACAAGTAACAAGAACCTCTCCGGCCCGTCGCAACTCTACTATTTCCCGTAATCTTTTAAACCCGGCCTTTCTCTACTTTTCCTGCAGAACAAAAGAATATGAAATTCCGAGGGAGGTTGATATGGATCTGCATCCCGGCCGTCTTAGCATTAACATTTGCGTTGTTTTTTGGACCCTTGCTGCTTTTGGAGCGACATTCATATGATGCCCCTGACAGGAAAAAGAAGGTTTTCATCAGCCGGGAAGCCAACAGGTATGTGCTTTACCGCAACGGGCAACCGTTCACGGTGAAGGGCGCATCGGGGAATGCTTTGCTGGAGGAGCTGCACCGGGCCGGCGGTAACACTATCCGGACCTACGATACGGTGGGGCTGGGCGCCGTTCTCGATGAAGCGCAGCGCAACCACATCGCGGTCATTGCCGGGCTGCCCATCCCTTACAGCGATTACCTGGACGATTTTTACAAAGACGGGCGGAAAGTGGAGGCGATGTACGAAGCATACAAAAAAATGGTGGCGCGGTACAAAGGCCATCCGGCGTTGCTGATGTGGTGCCTGGGGAATGAACCGGGGATGACATGGAAACCGGGTTACGATGCTTTTTATGATGCCTATAACCGGATGCTGGAGATGATCCACGCCGTCGACCCCGATCACCCCGTGACTACTACCATGCCTAATTTAAACATCGTGCAGATCATGATGATCCGGAGAAAGATACCGGCATTGGATCTGATTTCATTTAACACATTCGGCAAACTCGAAAGGCTGAACAAGCAGCTTGACCGTTTTGCGTGGTTATGGGATGGGCCGTTCCTCATCATGGAATGGGGCGCGTACGGGCCCTGGGAGTCCGAAACAACGGCCTGGCAGGCGCCGATAGAAAATACCAGCACCAAAAAAGCGGAGCAGTTCCTGACGATGTACCGCCAGCAGATGCCCGCGAAACATCCGCGTTTTTTAGGCGCATTGGCCTTTTACTGGGGCCAGAAGCAGGAAGTGACGCCCACCTGGTTCAGCCTGTTTTCGGAAACCGGCGCGGCCAGCGGCGCGGTGGAAGCATTGCGGAATATATGGAAGGCATCCACGCCAGCGAATGATGCGCCGCAATTGAAGTACATGCTGGTAGACAGAAAGGGCGCCCGCGACAACATCATGCTGATGCCCGCCAGCGAAGCGGAGGCCGAGTTTTTTATGGAAGATCACAACAAATCAAACATCGTAACTGCGCAATGGCAGATCATGAAAGAAGACTGGTACGAAGATGCCCGGAAAAAAAGACCACTGACGAAACTACTGGATACCATCATGCCGGCTGGAAATAATAACAGGTTTTCATTTAAGGCGCCCCGTGCAGAAGGGCCCTACCGGATCTATGTCACCGTTGCGGACGACCGCGGCCATATCGCTACGGCCAACACACCCTTTTATGTAGTGGAATAAAACTATGCAAGCATATACACAGGCCCCGCCCCCCTCAAAGAGCGAACTGCTCTTACTGCGCCTGATGATCCTCATCGGAACCATCAGTCTGCTGTGTTTTCTGTATTGCCTGCTGAACCCGGCCAACATCGGTCACCCGGTGCTGTACTGGATGTTTGTGACGGCTACCGTCTTTACATGTCTGCGCATCCTGCATGAGTGGTATCATTATCTCTTTATTACCGTTCCGGCACCGCCGCCGGCGAAAAAAAACTTTACGGTAGACATACTCACAACATTTTGCCCGGGCGAACCATATGAAATGATCGTGGAAACGCTGAAAGCCATGCAGGCCGTGACCTATCCCCACACTTCCTGGCTTTGCGACGAAGCGGATGATCCTTACCTCAAAGCCGTATGCCGCGAACTGGGTGTGCGGCACGTGACGCGGAATAACCGCCGGGATGCGAAAGCCGGCAATATCAATAACGCACTGCAGTATGCCATGGGCGAACTTTGTGTGGTGCTTGATCCGGATCATATTCCGGCGCCGGGCTTTCTGGATCCCATCGTTCCGTTTTTTAATGACGAAAAGGTGGGCTATGTGCAGATCGTGCAGGCGTACTATAACATTGGCGACAGTCTCATCGCCAAAGGCGCCGCGCAGCAGACTTTCCAGTTTTACGGCCCGATGATGATGTCGATGAACCGATACGGCACGGTGCTGGCCATAGGCGCCAACTGTACGTTCCGCCGCAGCGCACTCGATTCCATCGGTGGTCACGCCGCCGGGCTTGCGGAAGACATGCACACGTCCATGCGGCTGCATGCAAAAGGCTGGAAGTCGGTGTACCTGCCCGCCGTGCTCACGCTCGGCAGGGTGCCTTCCACGTTGTCTGCTTATTACAAGCAGCAACTGAAATGGGCGCGCGGAACGTTCGAGCTGCTGGTGACCGCATTTCCCCGGCTCTTCAAAAAATTCAGCTGGGCGCAACGTTTACATTACTGCACCATCCCCTTCCATTATTTTTCGGGCATCATATTTTTCATCAATTTCCTTGTACCGGTGCTGGCGCTGATGATGGGCGTCATCCCGTTCCGTATGGACCTGGTGACTTTCACTTTTATGGGATTGCCTTTTATCACCAGCACCCTGGCGGTGCGGCATTTTGTACAACGGTGGGTGATGGGGAGAGGGGAGCGCGGCAACCACATGCTCGGCGGTTTTCTGCTGATCGGTACCTGGTGGGTACATATTCTTGGGCTTTATTACACGGTTATCCGGAAAGAGGTCCCTTATATTCCCACGCCGAAAGACGGGCAGGAGGACGATAACTGGCGGCTGAACATACCGAACGCCGCTGTAGCGCTGGTGACGTTTGTGGCTATCCTGTACGGGCTGTACATCGAATGGAATCCCTACACCTGGATGATGGCCGGCATTGCCAGCCTCAACCTGGCGGTGATGCTCCTGAATATTGCCATCAGCCGCCAGAAAGACTTTCAGTGTTTGAGAGAGAAGGTCAGGGTGGCGCGGCGGAGTTTCATTTATTATAAATTCCTGAAGCAGCAGTTCTGGAACGTAAGGCACACGCTGTATGCAGGGTTGCGCCTTTTTGCTTTTCCCATCATCCTGTTCATCTCTTTTTTCACGATGTATTTTTTCGGGAACGCGGGCCTCATGACGTCGGGGCCGCTGGAAGAAAAAAGCCGGCAGCAGGTTTTTTATGTCGGGTTGTTCAATCCTGTTACCGACGATGGTGTTACCGCGATATCCGAGGTGCGTAAGCTGCAGCAAACCTTCAACGCGCATGTCAGCATCGTTTCGCTGTATATTCCCTGGGGCGATGAATCCCGTAGCAGCATACCGGCTCACCTTGCCGATGCCATCTACAGGAACGGGTCGGTGCCGCTGATCACCTGGGAGCCTTGGGCGTCGACATTCCGGCAGTCGGCCGCCCATCCGGAGTTGCAACAGGAAAAAGGCATCTTCAGTCATATCGTCAAAGGAGAATTCGATGCCTACATCCGGGAGTTCGCCCTGCAGA
Protein-coding sequences here:
- a CDS encoding glycosyltransferase family 2 protein, translating into MQAYTQAPPPSKSELLLLRLMILIGTISLLCFLYCLLNPANIGHPVLYWMFVTATVFTCLRILHEWYHYLFITVPAPPPAKKNFTVDILTTFCPGEPYEMIVETLKAMQAVTYPHTSWLCDEADDPYLKAVCRELGVRHVTRNNRRDAKAGNINNALQYAMGELCVVLDPDHIPAPGFLDPIVPFFNDEKVGYVQIVQAYYNIGDSLIAKGAAQQTFQFYGPMMMSMNRYGTVLAIGANCTFRRSALDSIGGHAAGLAEDMHTSMRLHAKGWKSVYLPAVLTLGRVPSTLSAYYKQQLKWARGTFELLVTAFPRLFKKFSWAQRLHYCTIPFHYFSGIIFFINFLVPVLALMMGVIPFRMDLVTFTFMGLPFITSTLAVRHFVQRWVMGRGERGNHMLGGFLLIGTWWVHILGLYYTVIRKEVPYIPTPKDGQEDDNWRLNIPNAAVALVTFVAILYGLYIEWNPYTWMMAGIASLNLAVMLLNIAISRQKDFQCLREKVRVARRSFIYYKFLKQQFWNVRHTLYAGLRLFAFPIILFISFFTMYFFGNAGLMTSGPLEEKSRQQVFYVGLFNPVTDDGVTAISEVRKLQQTFNAHVSIVSLYIPWGDESRSSIPAHLADAIYRNGSVPLITWEPWASTFRQSAAHPELQQEKGIFSHIVKGEFDAYIREFALQIKALNRPVYLRFAHEPDNPAYPWSPSGGNTAEDFKQAWRYVHDLFIRNRVYNAIWVWNPWKPEAAERYFPGRAYVDWIGVTVLNYGAAYGGGYSFSQLYEPFHGKQLWRSGLPVMVAEGGALRSEQNQAQWMDDALKAVTGRFREIKAFVLFNTPVDHHIPGGGGASSLDWSQNDAGHFFSAVKQLDGGARLPVKTLGYSGLPAGDKKRRLQWADTIVGVNYQKGGNWFRNLHTLTRKEAARDFSEMRSIGVNTIRRCGPGVYETNILAAAANTGMNIHYGFSLPLITDAVADAGALQEQADDVLAVVRRLKRRREISAWYITNTSFRLLQYRYYKPAYLYQQMEYARWLKQLVARIKAEDPARPVVMDVEAGEDVVDFVQWLDDEIPGIDAFGIQVPPDGCGLAQLPGVTAPHFISSASVAHYDQVREVVPGAFMEAWQDQEAVNNLSFNGLLDHQGRCKPAFFQFRQLLHPAAPQVKLPPVKILRPAVAAKEGSRLEYRAVVRYGKNWKLAGAALAGLTYEWHLVRMDRKGKPIAMQKLGEGPDMAVDIPFNPAAYRLYLTAARGNRVVTATASLHTPL